From Quercus lobata isolate SW786 chromosome 1, ValleyOak3.0 Primary Assembly, whole genome shotgun sequence, one genomic window encodes:
- the LOC115981377 gene encoding pentatricopeptide repeat-containing protein At1g62350, translating to MLRHARLLLRKPSSSSSSPNFPKQNPFLLSENTFSNSKHIQQQWLFRHVSGLASSPSLSIWRRKKEMGKEGLIVAKELKRLRSNSVRLDRFIRSHVSRLLKSDLFAVLAEFQRQDQVFLCMKLYDVVRKEIWYRPDMFFYRDMLMMLARNKSVDEVKRVWEDLKGEEVLFDQHTFGDLIRAFSDSGLPSEAMEIYDEMRQSPDPPISLPFRVILKGLIPYPELREKVKDDFLELFPGMVVYDPPEDLFEDQDWQRESEDD from the exons ATGCTGCGTCACGCTCGACTTCTCCTAAGAAAACCctcttcatcttcatcctctCCTAATTTCCCTAAACAAAACCCTTTTTTGCTTTCCGAAAACACCTTCTCTAACTCGAAACACATACAACAACAATGGCTATTTCGACATGTTTCCGGGTTGGCCTCGAGCCCGAGTTTATCGATatggagaagaaagaaggagaTGGGCAAGGAGGGTCTGATAGTGGCCAAAGAGCTCAAGAGGCTCCGCTCCAACTCGGTCCGACTCGACCGCTTCATTCGCTCCCATGTCTCTCGCTTGCTCAAGTCTGATCTCTTCGCTGTTCTCGCCGAGTTCCAGAGACAAGACCAGGTCTTCCTCTGCATGAAG TTATATGATGTGGTGCGAAAAGAAATTTGGTATCGGCCAGACATGTTCTTTTACAGGGACATGCTTATGATGCTCGCAAGGAACAAAAGTGTTGATGAGGTAAAAAGGGTTTGGGAAGACCTGAAGGGAGAAGAAGTTCTCTTTGATCAACATACATTTGGAGATCTTATCAGGGCCTTTTCAGATAGTGGATTGCCCTCAGAGGCAATGGAAATATATGATGAAATGAGACAATCACCTGATCCTCCAATCTCATTACCTTTTCGGGTGATATTGAAAGGGCTCATTCCATACCCAGAGTTAAGAGAGAAGGTGAAAGATGACTTCTTAGAACTTTTTCCTGGTATGGTTGTGTATGACCCACCTGAAGACTTGTTTGAAGATCAAGATTGGCAAAGGGAGAGTGAAGATGATTAG